The nucleotide sequence CCACAGCAGCTACCGCCATGAATCTCCTTCAGGGCTCCAAGAACAAGCCCCAGCCACGCTTCGACTTCGCCAACCTGGCCACCGCCGCCACCCAGGAGGACCCGCTGAAGGCAGAGGACCTGAGCATAACAGGAGCAGCCGCCGCCACTTCTCCTCGCCATGGCGGGCTAGGCTGTCTCAAGCTGTCGTCGCCCGAGCGCAAGCCTAGCCGTGGTCGCCTTCCCTCCAAGACCAAGAAGGAGTTTGTGTGCAAGTTCTGCGGCCGCCACTTCACCAAGTCCTACAACCTGCTTATCCACGAGCGGACGCACACGGACGAGAGGCCGTACACCTGCGACATCTGTCACAAGGCTTTCCGGAGGCAGGACCACCTCCGAGACCACAGGTGAGACCTGCACTTTTCTATTTTCMATGAAGCTCTATTTAATGAACGTGGAGAATGGAGATAGATTGCTGccaaaatgttgtaaatgaatMAATCATATTTTATTGCATACTTTATTTATTGGCCACAGAACCTTCAACAGAAAAGCCCAGAWCCCAATTCAGTTACACTGCTGTATAAGGCCTCTACATAAGAACAGCACaggatataattattattattttatttttttattgtttcttaAATGTTCATATGTGCCATTGATGAATCATGTTGTGCCCCCCTGACAGTGTCATGCATCAGGGTTGAGGCCTGTTCCATTTGAATTCATTCCAGTCAAAGAAATGGAACAGCCCCCAATGTAATTGGTCACAAACCTGTTATGCATTGCTTTTGAATGTGTTATGTTGAATCGATTTCTAATCAAACTTATAATTTCCCCAAGAGCGACAGACCAATTAAACGTAACGATAACGCGATTATATTTGATGCTGAATCGGAATTCAGGATCAGTATGTGTGGGAAAAAGTATCAAATGAGATGGTGTTTACAAGTGTCCAGTCAGTATCACCATACCTCTTCATTTGTAGATTGGGTTTTTAGGCAGGCCAGTCAGTATCACATACCTCTCATATGAGATGGCTTAGTGGGCCCAGCTCAGTATCCAACCGATTATCCTCTCAAATGAGATGGCTTAGTGGGCCAGTCCAGTATCTACCATAACTCTCATATTGACAGCATGGTTGAGCTAGGCCAGTCCAGTAATCACCATAGCCTCTCATATGAGATGGTTTTAGTGGGCCAGGTCAGTTGACAACGCATCAACTCTCATATGAGATGGTGTTACGCGCAGTGCCAGTCAGTATCACCCTAACACGTCTCATATGAGATGGTTTATAGTGGGGCCAGTCAGTATCGACCATAGCCCTCTCATAATGAAGATGGTTTAGTGGGTCCAGCTCAGTAACACCATAACTCTCATATCGATGGTTTAGGCCAGGCCCAGTCAGGTATCACCAATATCCTCTCATGATGGAGATCGGTTTAAGTGGGCAGTCCAGGTATCGGCCATAACCCTCTTCATAATGAGGAATGTGGTTTAGTGGGCGTCACGTGCAGTAACACCATACGACGTTTCAATACTTGAGCATGGTTTTAATACGCNNNNNNNNNNNNNNNNNNNNNNNNNATTGTCCTTCCTGCATCATCCACGTGGAACGATGGGTTTTTAGGACGCGCCTACGTTCCTCCTAGTTATCACCTGATATTGTAATAATCACTCTCATATGAGATGGCTCGAGCAGTACTGCGTCCAGTCAAGCCTATTCCTAGCCTCCCATAATCCGTCTTTAGCTGAAGGTCTATGTGGGGTCCTCAGTCAAGTATCACGCCATATACTCTGCATTGTCATGGAGATATGTTGAAGGATATCTAATTACAACATCAGAGCGTTAATCAAGGAACCACTATAGACCCCAATATACGATGAAAATCTAATCACCATATATGATGAATGCGTCTATAGATGGGAACGCAAGATATGCTACAGTTCCATTACAAAACAACAACCTTAACTTCTCGTATGAAGATGCAATTTACCTGTGGGCAAGGGTAGCTCTCCAGCTCTGTTACAAGCCATACACTTTATCCTCATCTATAATGACGAAATTTGGGGTTTGTGCACGTGGCCGAAAGATCAGTATTAATCATGCATACCTTCAGCAAATAACTGCGATAGTGATTTCAGATTGGCTCAGGAACAGTTAGAGACACGTAAACCGAGAAATTAACAACTTCTATAATTGTAGAGTGGTTTTATGCCGATGCACGGAGACCATTGATCAGAGTATCACCATATATTTGGGACTGCCATGTCATATGAGATGGTTTAGTGGGTGGTAGATACACTCATGTTCACAGAAATTACATGCGACTAAGATGTTGATTTTGGGCACAAATTATTTTCGCGGCATCATTGTAATAattgagggaatcctatttgaggCCAAAAACCGGGTAATTCATAATGAGTACTGCGTTATGATTTTAAGGGTAAGAATTATACaaacattttgtgaaatagcgacagtttacaaatagaaatcaagcTTGGGGATGGCACGCATTAGATAAGATATTAACACTACAGTGAAAGACACTTACATCATAAACTCAAAGCACAAGGGTTAATTATATAACTGATTGGGAATACTCAAGGGATCCTAAGGTGTCCATGGTATAAATGTGTTAAGATGTATAACTGAAGGTAGGGTACTCACGCCGTGTAAGGGTGGTAAGGGTTTAGACGTGTAATTAGTTCAAGGTATATGTCTCACACACACTTCTCGACTCGAGCGTATGGTATTGAAGAGATTGATGGGGTATCAGTTGAAGTCTTTGTGATATAACATCAACAACCGGTGGAGGCCAAAGTACATTTAACACTCATCCAGTCAGGTTTTAATTCTCACAATTaccttcctgacatttaatcctaattaAATAATTCCGGCTGTCCTTAGGTCAGCTCAGATCAcactctattttaagaatgtgaaatgctcaagaataaatagtagagagaatcgaTCTTCATTTTTCACCACATGATGAGATTGGTGGCAAGTTTTCTTTTACCCCAAGTAGGCACGGGAGTTTGaaagtaggtcttgaaatacaatCCCCACCAAGTGTCAGGTCACTCCATTGAactaaattatgtcaattagcctatagcAAGCTTCTAATTAAGCCACTGACAcactcattttctggaattttcaagctgtttaaagggcacagtccaacttagtgtatgtaacttacCTGTCCCATATCTAGGCTCTGTTATGGATATCAGTGAATGTAGTATAAAGTGAATATAAAGGTATTTCATTCGGTGTAAATAATTGTTTGGAGGgggaaatgacttgtgtcatgcacacaaaGGTAGATTTGTCcctagccgacttgccaaaacgatagtttgttaaaacAAAGCAAATGTTGCAGTGTTTGAAAAACGACACGTTTTTCAAGTGTATGTGATTATATGTGTGAAAgtttatttataatatatatattataatcgGCGGTATGTATGTGTTATGTATGGTATGTATCATGGATATATAGTTTACCCAATATATTGGGCGATTAGAAAATGAGCAGACTAATTTCACATTGACTGAACAACAACTACTCTCCAACAAATAATTAAATTATAGGATCTGACACCTCTACAGgatatatttaataataatataaaataataaaaaagataaaaaaaagtaGATATACGGataaaccttgcagagagccctatccaactgacaatctctaaAATATAAAACTTATTGGACCAAGACTTAAAGAATACTTATATATttgcacaagatggagggaatcgTTGGAACATACAAAAAAATGCACAGTTACTGAAAATGTACCTTATCCTGTACTCAAACTAATGTATTTATATCGCAAAGAcaaaaaattcacaaattctacccAAATGGCAGAGTTCGTCTTAAGTGTCAAAACAATTACTCCACGTGCCTATTCCAAATACACTACCATCAGGCAACGTAAATGTAGCTTTTTGCGTTGGCATGGATATGCGGGCGGCCTGCTGAGGGATGGTGTGTGAGCAGGTGTGTCCTGGCAGGTGCTGTCTGGGCAGGTGTGCCTGCGGCTAGTGTGTCTGGGCAGTGTGCAGATGGGCAGGTGTGCTGGGTCAGGTGTGTACTGGGGCAAGGTGTGGCCTGGGCAGGTGTGCCCCTGGCAGGTGTGTCTCGGGCAGGTGTGATGtcgttgatgtttgtgtgtgtctgttctgtcgctttgtatgtgtaatgttttgttatggtcaaaataaaaaaaattcatgCTCTTAATTTGTCTATATCGTTGTTCTTGTCTGTTTTCCCATAGGTTATACTCCAGATACGATGCGGAGGGAATAGGGTTTTTTGGCCAGAACAGCCTGTTTTAATGGGCGGACCCTCTGTTGGCACCTTTAGCCCCCTGAAGTCTCAAGTCAACTTCCTTTTTCCCGTCCTTCTATTATCATTCTGTCTACTTCCTCCTTTCATGAATGCCTGTTTGTCCGCTTATAATAAAGGGCGGTGTGAATAGGTATAGCTGGGGTGCACTTTGAGTTTACGAGTGCAGTATATTGTGGTCATTAATGTTCTACTATACTCTCATTAGGCCATCTGCGCAGTGACTGT is from Salvelinus sp. IW2-2015 linkage group LG9, ASM291031v2, whole genome shotgun sequence and encodes:
- the LOC111968368 gene encoding protein odd-skipped-related 1, whose protein sequence is MGSKTLPAPVPLHPSLQLANYSFLQASNGFQLPTDQVPGIYSFSALHAIHLHQWTLGYPPFGVPRCTFSKLPALMDGRFPGLPSIPIFPHLVQHKDQATAAATAATAMNLLQGSKNKPQPRFDFANLATAATQEDPLKAEDLSITGAAAATSPRHGGLGCLKLSSPERKPSRGRLPSKTKKEFVCKFCGRHFTKSYNLLIHERTHTDERPYTCDICHKAFRRQDHLRDHR